In one window of Solanum pennellii chromosome 2, SPENNV200 DNA:
- the LOC107011281 gene encoding glycogen phosphorylase 1-like: MAAISVPLLAVRSPQANLQFPSIFNLNRPFSTSLFSNAFTHLKVSSTTSSSNQVVTETTCTSSSTINVQNDDALDTTLFVIRAKNRIGLLQIITRVFKVLGLKIEKAIIEFEGEFFVKKFYVNDSNGKKIEKVEYLEKIQKALLEAIDGDDGGAGVTAPSAVAVSGRGVVVRKPGLKMELGDRKAKVEKMFGLMDEFLKNDSISLQKDILDHVEFTVARSRFSFDDFEAYQALAHSVRDRLIERWHDTHQYFKKKDPKRIYFLSLEFLMGRSLTNSVTNLGIQDEYADALTQLGFDFEVLAEQEGDAALGNGGLARLAACQMDSLATLDYPAWGYGLRYQYGLFRQIIVDGFQHEQPDFWLNFGNPWEIERVHVSYPVKFYGTVEEEVLNGKKSKIWIPGESVEAVAYDNPIPGYGTRNAINLRLWAAKPSDQYDMESYTTGDYINAIVNRQKAETISNVLYPDDRSYQGKELRLKQQFFFVSASLQDIIRRFKDLHRNFDEFPEKVALQINDTHPSISIAEVMRVLVDEEHLDWSKAWDIACRIFSVTIHAVQPEGLEKIPVDLLGSVLPRHLEIIYEINYRLMEELKKSFGQDYDKLSRMSIIEEGAVKSIRMANLSLACCHSVNGVSRVHLETLKTRVFKDFYELWPHKFQCKTNGVTQRRWIVVSNPSLCSIISKWLGTEAWIRNVDLIAGLKEYAEDPDLHTEWKNMKRVNKMRLAEYIETLTSVKVSLDAMFDVQIKRIHEYKRQLLNILGIIHRYDCIKNMDETYKRRVVPRVCIIGGKAAPGYEVAKKIIKLCHVVADKVNNDPDVGDLLKVVFIPDYNVSVAELVIPGSDLSQHLSTAGHEASGTGCMKFLMNGCLLLATADGSAVEIAEEIGAENMFLFGAKVDEVPALREKGTTLKDSLQFARVVRMVRDGYFGLKDYFKSLCDTVEDGGDFYLLGYDFASYLEAQAAADRAFVDQEKWTQMSILSTAGSGKFSSDRTIEEYAQQSWGIEPCKCPF; this comes from the exons ATGGCTGCCATTTCAGTTCCTCTCCTGGCCGTCCGATCACCTCAAGCCAACCTTCAATTCCCCTCAATCTTCAATCTCAACCGTCCATTTTCCACTTCACTCTTCTCCAATGCCTTCACCCATTTGAAAGTCTCAAGTACTACTTCTAGTTCTAACCAAGTCGTCACTGAAACAACTTGTACCTCTAGCTCAACCATCAATGTCCAAAACGACGACGCTTTAGACACGACCCTTTTCGTTATTCGGGCTAAAAACCGAATTGGGCTTCTTCAAATTATTACCCGGGTATTCAAAGTACTCGGGCTCAAAATTGAGAAGGCTATTATTGAATTCGAAGGTGAGTTCTTCGTGAAGAAGTTTTACGTTAATGATTCTAATGGTAAGAAGATTGAGAAAGTGGAGTATTTGGAGAAGATTCAGAAGGCATTGTTGGAGGCTATCGACGGCGATGATGGTGGCGCCGGAGTTACGGCGCCGTCGGCGGTGGCGGTTAGTGGAAGAGGGGTGGTTGTGAGGAAACCTGGGTTGAAGATGGAATTAGGAGACAGGAAGGCGAAAGTGGAGAAGATGTTTGGGTTGATGGATGAGTTCTTGAAGAATGATTCAATTAGTTTACAGAAGGATATTCTTGATCATGTTGAATTTACTGTAGCTAGGTCAAGATtcagttttgatgattttgaaGCTTACCAG GCATTAGCACACAGTGTCAGGGATCGGCTTATTGAGCGATGGCATGATACTCATcagtattttaaaaagaaagatcCTAAGCGAATTTACTTCCTTTCGCTTGAATTTCTTATGG GTCGTTCTCTAACTAACAGTGTCACAAACCTTGGCATTCAGGACGAATATGCTGATGCTTTAACTCAGCTTGGATTTGACTTTGAAGTCTTGGCAGAGCAG GAAGGAGATGCTGCCCTAGGTAATGGCGGACTAGCTCGCCTTGCAGCTTGTCAAATGGACTCCCTAGCGACATTGGACTATCCAGCTTGGGG TTATGGATTACGCTATCAATATGGATTATTTCGTCAGATCATAGTGGATGGTTTTCAACACGAACAACCTGATTTTTGGTTGAACTTTGGGAACCCCTGGGAGATAGAGCGTGTCCACGTATCATATCCAGTGAAG TTCTATGGGACTGTTGAAGAGGAAGTTTTAAAtggaaagaaaagtaaaatttggATACCTGGAGAATCA GTTGAAGCAGTGGCTTATGATAATCCAATACCTGGTTATGGCACACGAAATGCCATCAACCTTCGACTGTGGGCTGCTAAACCAAGTGATCAATATGACATG GAGTCTTATACCACTGGTGACTATATTAATGCTATTGTTAACAGACAAAAGGCTGAAACTATAAGTAACGTGTTGTACCCTGATGACCGTTCTTACCAG GGTAAGGAACTGCGGTTGAAGCAAcagtttttctttgtttcagCATCACTACAAGACATTATAAGGAGGTTTAAGGATTTACATAGAAACTTTGATGAGTTTCCAGAGAAG GTTGCTCTACAGATAAATGATACGCATCCATCAATATCCATTGCTGAGGTAATGAGAGTGCTTGTTGATGAAGAGCACTTGGACTGGAGTAAAGCATGGGATATTGCTTGCAGGATTTTCTCAGTCACCATTCATGCAGTACAACCTGAAGGACTTGAGAAAATTCCCGTGGATCTTTTGGGTAGTGTTCTTCCTCGACATTTAGAG ATTATATATGAGATAAACTATCGTCTCATGGAAGAGTTAAAGAAGAGTTTTGGTCAGGACTATGATAAACTTTCCCGAATGTCAATTATTGAGGAAGGTGCTGTGAAG AGTATTCGGATGGCAAACCTGTCACTTGCATGTTGCCACTCTGTGAATGGTGTTTCCAGAGTGCATCTAGAGACACTTAAAACAAGAGTGTTTAAG GACTTTTATGAGCTGTGGCCTCACAAATTTCAGTGCAAGACTAATGGAGTAACCCAG CGTCGTTGGATAGTGGTGAGCAATCCTAGCTTGTGTTCAATCATTTCAAAATGGCTTGGGACAGAAGCATGGATCCGTAATGTTGACCTCATAGCAGGTTTAAAAGAATATGCAGAAGATCCTGATTTACACACTGAATGGAAGAAT ATGAAGAGAGTTAACAAAATGAGGCTTGCTGAGTACATAGAAACACTTACCAGTGTGAAG GTCAGTTTGGATGCAATGTTCGATGTGCAGATAAAACGAATACATGAATACAAAAGACAACTGCTCAACATATTAGGTATCATCCACAGATATGACTGCATTAAG aatatgGATGAAACTTACAAGCGAAGAGTTGTACCTCGTGTATGTATAATTGGTGGGAAAGCTGCCCCTGGTTATGAAGTTGCAAAGAAGATAATCAAACTTTGTCATGTGGTGGCTGATAAAGTTAACAACGATCCTGATGTTGGGGATCTCCTGAAAGTG GTTTTCATCCCTGATTATAATGTCTCTGTTGCCGAACTAGTAATTCCAGGGAGTGATCTTTCACAGCACCTAAG TACAGCTGGACATGAGGCATCTGGAACTGGATGTATGAAGTTTTTGATGAATGGTTGTTTATTATTAGCAACGGCAGATGGCTCAGCAGTTGAAATTGCTGAAGAAATAGGGGCAGAAAACATG TTTCTTTTTGGAGCAAAGGTGGATGAAGTTCCAGCATTGAGAGAAAAAGGAACCACTCTCAAAGATTCACTTCAATTTGCACGAGTTGTGAG